The following DNA comes from Nicotiana sylvestris chromosome 10, ASM39365v2, whole genome shotgun sequence.
atttttatttgatatgactgaacctcgagtaaggctgcctacgaaccctttcgggatcaagtcaaacgtagttcactgtatttaactttgtcgttgtgattttctttttttccttttctttcgctttctttttttcttttccttttcttcttttcttttcttctctttcttattttcttctttttttcgttcttctttttcttcttcttctttttttatattatatttttcttcttttccttcttttctctcctttcttttcttttctttattttctttttgtttttctcttctttcctttgtgTTTGGCACCTGTGTTCTCTGATAGTgccgctgattccgaaagaggggtgagaaaaaaaaataagtaaggctcgaagggggataacaagggataagagtgtttggatagcaagacaaaatgccttcatcattttaatctttaagatatgccaaatacagaCAGACACattcagaaaaataaagaaatcatacataatatcttttgaccgcgtcagaattgatggccatttctacacattttccctCCACATcggtcaaatacaatgctccgttagacaacactctggttactacaaatggtccatgccagtttggggcgaattttccttttgcctcagcccaatgaggcaagatccgcctcagtactaattgcccgacttcaaatttccttagacgtaccttcttgttgtatgctctcgccattcttcgttggtacagttggccatgacacactgaggccaatcttttctcgtcgatcaaactcaactgttcaagatggcttttcacccattcatcatcatcaatctcagcctctgcaatgattcgcagagatgggatttctacttctgcgggtattattgcctcggtaccatataccaatgagtaaggagtcgctcctaccaaggtacgcacggtggtgcgatatcctaacaatgcaaaaggcaatttctcgtgccactgtctagatccttcaaccatcttccggagtattttctttatgttcttattagctgcttcaaccgcaccatttgccttgggacgatacggagtagagtgcctgtgagcaatcttaaactgctcgcatgtctccttcatcaaatgactattaagattagccccattatctgtgatgattaccttcgggatcccaaaccgacagatgatatttgaatgcacgaagtcgactacagccttcttagtcacagacttgaatgtcttggcttccacccatttggtaaagtaatctatagctaccaagataaacctgtgcccatttgatgctgttggatcaattggcccaataacatccatgccccatgcaacaaaaggccatggtgcggacatcgtatgcaATTCTGATGGTAGAGCataaatcaaatctccatgcacttggcattgatgacacttacgcacaaaactgatacagtctcgctccatcgtgagccaataataacccgctcggagaatcgtctttgctagaacatacccactcatatgcggtccacaaactccggaatgcacctccgTCATGATAATTGTGGtctgccgtgcatctatacatcttagcaaACCGAGATccggcgttcttttgtacagtacccctccactaaggaaaaacccacttgccaaccgtcgaattgttcttttctgatcaccggtggcctgcgttggatatattcccgctttgatgtactctttgatgtcatggaaccacggctctccatcgatttcctcttctatcacattacagtaagcatgctgatcgcggacctaaATTTGCAACGGATCAAtgtaagccttatctggatggtgcaacattgacgccaaagtagccaaagcgtcagtaacctcattatgaatcctcgggATGTGCCtaaattctatggcctgaaaatgctggcaaagctcatgcagacactgtcgatacggtataagcttcaagtctcgtgtttcccactctccttgaatctggtgtaccagtaggtccgagtcacccatgaccaagacttcccgtacacccatatccacaactaatctcaatcccaatatacacgcctcatattctgccatgttgtttgtacagtagaaacgaagtcgagctgtaacggggtaatgctggcctgtttccgaaataagtaccgcaCCTATTCCCAcgcccttcatatttgcagccccatcaaagaaaagtttccatcccgacttctcagcttgttccaattcgtcaatgtgcattacctcttcatcagggaaataggttttcaaaggttcataatcttcatcaacggggttctccgccaaatgatcggctaatgcctgtgctttcatggcagtccgtgtcacatagacaatgtcgaattctgtaagtaagatctgccactttgcaagccttcctgtgggcatgggtttctgaaaaatatacttcaacgggtccaggcgagatataaggtaagtggtgtaggatgacaagtaatgtttcaatttctgtgcaacccaagttagggcacaacatgtcctttccagatgagtatacttgacctcgtaagatgtgaacttcttactgagatagtaaatagcctgctcctttctgcccgtaacatcatgctgccccagtacacagtcgaatgaactgtccaccactgtcagatataaaatcaaaggtctccctggttctggtggaactaacacaggtgggtttgacaaatacccctttatcttatcaaaagcctcctgacattcatcagtccatttgaccgcggtatctttcttcaacaacttgaaaattggctcacacgttgccgtgagctgagcaatgaacctgctgatatagttcagtcttcccaacaagctcatcacctcggttttgtttcttggaggtggcaactcctgaatagctttgatctttgacgggtctaattcaataccccttcggctgactataaatcccaacaacttcccagatggcaccccgaaagcacatttcgcaggattgagcttaagattgtacctgcgaagcctttgaaagaattttctcaaatctctgacatggtcggattgctgtctagacttcacgatcacatcatccacgtatacctcgatttccttatgtatcatatcatggaagatagttgtcatgaccctcatataagttgccccaacgtttttcaaaccaaagggcatgactcgataacaatatgttccccacggcgtgatgaatgccgtcttttctacatcttcctcgtccattagaatctgatgataacccgcataacaatccacaaaagagccaatatcatgtttggcacaattgtcgattagtatatggatgttgggcaatgggaaattatcttttggacttgccttgttaaggtctcgataatcgacgcacaccctggtcttaccatctttctttggcacaggcacgacattagctaaccaagtggggtaccgtgtcaCCTGAATaacttttgcctcaaactgctttgtaatctcttctttgattttcacatttatgtctgttttgaactttctcaatttctgcttgacagggaggagtgatggatcagtgggcaatttatgaaccaccaaatcggtgcttagacccggcatatcatcataagaccatgcaaaaacgtctttgtactcatgcaatacttcaATTATCTcttccttgagttgtggctccaaatgaacacttactttagttgcccgtacattgtcttggtcccctagattaaccgcttctgtgtcatttaggttaggtttgggtttttcttcaaagtgacttaattctttactaatttcctcataagcttcatcattattacaatccatcccatcatcacactcgatctcttgtattattacttctgaactagattggcttttaaaactgggccgaagattcctcatgcatgtcatgtcattgatatcagcataaaaagaactgtacaaagaaaagaaaagaaaatggaaagagaattagggacgaagaaaattgcatttcattaaacgtaaagacaacaaggttttaactcatccaaacggacggaacataacaactggattacaaaccctggaataatccaggtgacaaaaaggaaaacaaaacccactaccacgactccctccgaactggaagaggagtagcttcccaattgttgatgttagcacgtggtccgatgtactgtatgtctgctctgcttgacccttccccggcctcaaccatgtttacttcagtaaatactttctcaaacaccttatccaaattcccatccgcctcaattaacgaacctgacatctttgccaatgactgtttcttgatacccggcctgacgaaggacctggacaatcgaggaattggtttagggagcacccaagctttcttcttcaacttacgggcctttctgacatctgccgctgttggtttgaaccctaacccaaaggtgtccagatttttgggcaaagacacaggttgagtaatgccctgtagttcaacccccaaacccttcccgggcacgaacccgttattcagcatttctgacactaccatgacggtcgcagttgacaccctaggacatggcatgcttttaccctcaggcaccctGCTTACCGGAAtcgtgtcgaggatctgatacacccatggacccttatcatcttcagtttctataaagggtaCAGTGGCATCATTCGTGGCGCACgagggatcttccccatgtaacacaatttcttgtcagtcccactcaaatttgaccacttggtgcagcgtggagggcacggcttttgctgcatgaatccatggtcgacccaacaacagattATATGATACTTCAGCATCcagcacctgaaattccatcaTGAATttgactgggccaatagtcaattcgagtacaatatcccctaccgtgTTTGTTCCTCCTCCGTCGAACCCCCGAACACAAatactatttttgcggattctatcctcatcaatctttaactgttcaatgtggataatgtgcaaatattagcactcgacccgttatcgattagtgcccgagtaaccattgaaccttcacatttgaccgtcaaatacagagccTTGttatgttctgtgccttccataggcaattcatcatcagaaaatgctaccctgttcacttcaaagatcttgttggcaattgtctctaaatggttcactgaaattttgtcaggcacatgagcctcattcaatatcttcattaacgCTCGGCAGTGCTCTTCAGAGTGAATTAGtaacgacaacaacgagatttgggctggtgtttttctcagttgttcaacaatggaataatcttgtaccttcatcctttttagaaactcttctgcctcttcttccgttacggcttttttaactggcactggattgtcttttgcgcccttagcttttctcaactcctCGGGAGCGAAACAACCTCCCgaccgggttagtccttgtgctttacaactctcttcctcaatttcctttcctttgtatgtcaccgcTACCTTGTCATActtccacggtacggctttgctatcaaccacgggtaactggactaccggttttatgacaaccggctctacataagctcccttcacaaccaccacgggcgcCGATATTGACCCTgataccactatcttgactggctcctgctttttctcaTATACAAATGGTCCCTTCCCCATTACTaacactggcttatcttttattgcttttaactgaaccccTGGCCCTGCACTTAacgtcttttctttggtttccgtagaacgaatcatcataaccacctgcgaaggtttcttaggttctgcccctttatgtatcagttcaatcatgttggcctcataatgtgctggtaacggattttgattgatgtttggggcctctggagcctgtacctcgatacggcgattatcaatgagctcttggattgcgtttttcaatttccaacacttttcaaTATCGTGCCCCGACATCCTTGAGCAATACTCGCAACTAACAAAGTGATCCAGGTTTCTGGGAGgagggtttggtgctttggattcaactggggtcagcatccccaactgcttcaatctgtggaagagagaagtgtaagattctcccagcggagtaaatgttttcctgtttggggccttctcatttctaaaagcttggtttgggcggaagttggttcctggtctgttagccctgggaggtggataggtgttttgtgggggtggatgtgtgttttgggggttcggtgcacgccattgtgagtgcactgggggctgagtgtaggtctgggcgtggtgaatagaaaagtatggttctggtggtggataatagtgttgcggtgggccatatggggtatattgatagtttgggtggtggggtctgggttggttgtagtatggtgggtggttattgtgcctggaccaaacattagcttcaactgcagcaacttcctccttcttctttttccctaGCACACCACcagtgccgctttggatggcctgggtggttgctttcaacgccgagtagctcaaaattttgttagatttcaacccttcttcaatcatggctcccatctttaccacttcattaaacgactttccgacagatgtcactagatgaccgaAATaagtaggttccaatgtttgcaagaaataatctaccatctcactttccctcATGGGGGGGTCAACCCTTGCaacttgttccctccagcggaaaccaaactctctaaaactttccccaggcttcttttccagttttaacAATGACAGATGATCGGGtactatctcgaggttatattgaaaatggccaatgaatgcctgggccaaatcatcccatgtataccatcggccggggtcttgcctcgtgtaccattctagtgctgacccgctcaggctttgaccgaaatatgctattaACAACTCATCCTTTTCCCcggcacctctcattttgctacagaaaccacgaagatgggctactgggtcaccgtgcccctcatacaaatcaaactttggcattttaaatcccacaggcaactgtacatcaggaaaagggcacaaatctttgtatgcgacgctaacttggtttcctaagccatgcatgttcctgaaggattgctccaggcttttgactttatgaatcacctcctcttgctccgcattcttaaccggtttctcaacttctcctgggatttcaaaatggggagagtaGGTATATGGTTCAGGTGCTTTAAAAGTGGGTCGGGAGGATAATATTGGGTGTCATGAGcctggaatagcggctcactggatgatctatgtagtggagctgggggaagtgccacaaagacgggaaccatgggtggtgggGGGTTCTGTTTagagggtggagctgggggagcgtatgatgtagtaccataaccctgggcctgataagggaaagctgaagatgcgtggggagtggtaggctcctgagcttgagccaggggtgggatgtaagatgggttagcaggatatagtggtgctgGGTGTCCCcgcgaccatgcccgatgcatttcagccatttgtgcctttaatttcctcatctcttctttcatagcacccacatctattacctcaacctcattcgaagggtctacgatgctgatttctgaatcctgccctgtcatttttacttgatctttcgaccgggtgttgtatggatgagttaccagaattgccaatcaactaaccacctgcctgagaTTCACACATTTaaacaaccactttgttagcgattaggttttAACAGATTTAATAaccacacgttggcatgaatgcacttatacagttaaccctttctattatgcgtttgctcgattgcatgcgtcatcccggtcaTTTCATTCCTCGTTTTGTTTTTCCTCTCCTCGCCTTATTCTTCTCTTGTGCTTTTCTTTTCTCtatcttgtttttccgctcttttctttcttcccctttctgtttttccgctctttcctcttcttttttccactctttctttccttctttctttttcgaTTTTCCTTCTATTTCCTTTcgttcttttgttttccttttggttatggtcgaatcctatggagattgcctccgtatcgtgaccccgcacgaatcagaccaagtgtagttcgtgaaaataaatgTAAAGACaaggtggaaataaaatgctcgatttcattaataaacagactcttacaaactcgacattTTTTGTTTtgggaaagaaactaacaaatgCAATCAGATATCAAACCAAAAACTCTAAACTTGCAAACATACTCAACTCAGAGAGGtaacggacgtacaaaagactgacgCGAAATGGTAAACacttacagacacggactatgcatattctagtgcttcgaacttaggtatccgcggggcatcgttcggcctcgccgcgagtctaggatccaaatccctttcaagctgctctaactcattcatggttcgcttcacatagatcatcactgctgagataaaagtggtacaggtcatgtcttcacaaacccggcatctcctgacaatagcatgagcaatggctctaatcctgtcttttgtttgcttcttttctatgagcaagcgtcttatttGATCGCTGCATGtttttaaagctcgggagtcttgtaagtgctggtcttgcagctgttgcacttctgcctccatttgagccaacaagttgtaacaatgccCGCTTTCCgtttcgaagtctctagcctgcctaactgctttaccctcaagggcaaccacttttctctttaaattggcaacaattttctcatggtcccttttcaactgattcaagtattggcaacgCTCCCCGGTTCTTGTCGCCCACTGGGCCTTAAGTTCTGCCATGGCCTTTTTAGATTTCCCTAACTCATCCCGCCGTTCcctgacttcgctttccaatctctttaccaattgttcatcggaccGGCTTCTGGGTTGCTTATcaatggttatcttcaactgtcggatctgggccctaagtgcttcattttctttggctagtctattcttttcaccttgatccgcggcaacctgtacactgttctcgaatttcagactctcgacttgttgctttaatttaccaatctcaactcgatagctttcttcctttgctaaccaatcccactgctcttgagATGACTTAGCGAAATCTTcaagatgaggtcttttagccggtctcccatataccacgtcacctctgaaccaatcgtgataccctggagcaatttcccctttgaccctatcagacacacaagtgtttgccatcaaatattgacactcactccaaatttaacgaacctcttcctcggggaatcgaccgtcaggactaatttctaccacttgggtactcaaatcttcatctcccggtattacttgatatctgccgagttgcctcagaacccgatatggtgcataaggttgtatacttttgagtcccattagcaaaaaatgcggtcgggctgctggcatatatatgacttcctcgacagacagccacccaagcacccactgtatctggctagccttgAGGTTCCAAAATAGTAAtgcccaagccgtgactccttcaggtagactagcctctttgattctcgtacaaaattcccctatacaagttttctcagccgaacCATAACTtaataactgagagcgcgggcacacatgctcaatcatccacatctgtaacagtAAATTACACCCCTCAAAAAATTTTCCCCCAGCTTTGCatgcagtgagagctctgaagatatcagccacaatcataggtgctaaagtgcttttccccatggtttgcaaagtactgacgacgcctgctattttcaaatcaatattgccatctttccttgggaatattacgagacccaaaaaagctatcataaatgccactcgtctgtggtcctcccatttttgtcggctatttttGCTGcacagcttaaagtctggattattgaacccgcccacatggccatatctatcatacatgaagcgaaaactgcagaaaccctttgcaaaatctggatgatgaactgttcggggtattttcaaggaatccaggaatcggtgtatggtaatggccataggagcaatcaagtatttgaatctcaatggagcttggtcacttccaatgtaccccgctatttcttctaacgttagggtgagttcaaagtctgaaaaatgaaacacattatgtgttGCATCCCAAtgagcgaccaatgccctgatgatatccccccgaggctgaatgtttaataaatcaggaaggtctttcaaatattttctcacttcgtcttgcccttcgttacccagatcattccaccacaattgcagctcaaaatggattttggtcattattgaaaaaggctcgtttatcatcgtgctcatcctgcacatttattaaagtgttTAAGCAAACAAAAGGAAAACTTTTATTTTACTCCAAGAAAATAACTACCTATATTATTGACTCAAAATTACCCCTATACTTCACGTGAAAAACTCAATTCtcaattctaattttttttttagataaaagacccgatattgcggCACGGTCTTTCAATGCCTCGagggcgaagattttaaggctgtgagggtcaaaaattgaaatacgaccaaaggtggctgtttatgcaaagtcagcctttcggcgccccgtttgggaacatttggctatttttgacaaaaatggcatcacctggtttatttatgacaaaaattaaaattttgatatatattttttttggttatttttgcaaaggggaggttggacccgatgagggttgcctacgtatcccacaccctgtgagaatcaaacggcgtagttcgggcaaattaaccgaactattttaaaacaatactCTTTTGATCTTTATTCATgaataaaactatttttagaaacaagactctttttttcctttccaACAAATAAAACAGCCCACTTTTAAGCTGACAATAACagacttttttcattttttccatttCAATAAACAATAAACAACCCATTTTCCCAAACTAAgaataaaagatttttttttcaacaaacacTTTTCAAAAAGaccatttttttccttttcttttttttagtaagacaaaataacatattttccttttttttttcaaaatttcggcagaattttgccagtaattggtcattgattttcctaaaataatcaattaactccctaaatgatatttcttttttttctttctctctttttccttcaattttccaacattcccgagattcagaaatcggtcaacatgcaagttcgaaacaaatatatgtacagagcaagtaggatgcataagaatagtctttttcatttcaggttgctagtcctagacggacccaacccctgtgttgagtcccctaagtcaaatgcaacgtgatgcaaataattgttcctactagagatccggcatgaagtcatgtcattctatgttcaaaacctgggtcagtgttctagactgtgtacccgagcggacaactcgagtcgaggagggggcaacttaccgggaaccaaaaggccatccggcttcgtaacttatccggcctctttcttatttcaaggtatgacactaacaaaatagggagtctcaaccagtaagcacatccccgacggtgaagagagaagggtgtcggcacagtttatatacagttcagataatatcaaagcggtaacatttagcacaaaacatgtaggaaaatcagatacaattaaatacaacaatttttctaagctcgaattctgaaccctgaaccaga
Coding sequences within:
- the LOC138879805 gene encoding uncharacterized protein — translated: MAELKAQWATRTGERCQYLNQLKRDHEKIVANLKRKVVALEGKAVRQARDFETESGHCYNLLAQMEAEVQQLQDQHLQDSRALKTCSDQIRRLLIEKKQTKDRIRAIAHAIFDLYEGHGDPVAHLRGFCSKMRGAGEKDELLIAYFGQSLSGSALEWYTRQDPGRWYTWDDLAQAFIGHFQYNLEIVPDHLSLLKLEKKPGESFREFGFRWREQVARVDPPMRESEMVDYFLQTLEPTYFGHLVTSVGKSFNEVVKMGAMIEEGLKSNKILSYSALKATTQAIQSGTGGVLGKKKKEEVAAVEANVWSRLKQLGMLTPVESKAPNPPPRNLDHFVSCEYCSRMSGHDIEKCWKLKNAIQELIDNRRIEVVMMIRSTETKEKTLSAGPGVQLKAIKDKPVLVMGKGPFVYEKKQEPVKIVVSGSISAPVVVVKGAYVEPVVIKPVVQLPVVDSKAVPWKYDKVAVTYKGKEIEEESCKAQGLTRSGGCFAPEELRKAKGAKDNPVPVKKAILNEAHVPDKISVNHLETIANKIFEVNRVAFSDDELPMEGTEHNKALYLTVKCEGSMVTRALIDNGSSANICTLSTLNS